From a single SAR202 cluster bacterium genomic region:
- a CDS encoding threonine synthase, whose translation MPKGVIKRYSQYLPVTEKTPEITLGEGDTPLVRSTRLAAEMGGLELYFKLEGCNPTGSFKDRGMVVAVAKALEEGSRGIICASTGNTSAAAAAYGARFDVPVTVLVPKGNVAAGKLAQARAYGARVLVVNGNFDQALTMVRTLVERHPITLVNSVNPNRLEGQKTAAFEVVDELGDSPDYVCIPVGNAGNITAYWKGFVEYKGKGKARSLPRMMGFQAEGAAPIVQGRPVENPSTVASAIRIGNPASWQAAIKARDDSGGIIDSVNDDEILEAYHKLAASEGIFCEPASAASVAGLMKLYRAGWELKGSRIVCIITGSGLKDPDLAARSIRSEMIEVSPRLEEVEAALLIPSA comes from the coding sequence ATGCCAAAAGGGGTAATCAAAAGATATAGCCAATATTTGCCTGTCACGGAAAAGACGCCTGAGATAACCCTGGGGGAGGGTGACACACCGCTAGTGCGCTCGACGCGCCTGGCGGCGGAAATGGGCGGGCTAGAGCTTTATTTCAAGCTGGAAGGGTGCAATCCCACGGGTTCTTTTAAGGACCGGGGGATGGTGGTGGCGGTAGCGAAGGCACTGGAGGAGGGAAGCCGCGGGATCATCTGCGCCTCCACGGGCAACACCAGCGCGGCGGCGGCGGCTTACGGCGCACGTTTCGACGTGCCTGTGACGGTGCTGGTGCCTAAGGGGAACGTAGCCGCTGGCAAGCTGGCCCAGGCCAGGGCTTACGGCGCGAGGGTGCTGGTGGTCAACGGCAACTTTGACCAAGCGCTTACCATGGTTCGGACTCTGGTGGAGAGGCATCCGATAACGCTGGTCAATTCGGTCAATCCCAACAGGCTGGAAGGCCAGAAGACTGCTGCCTTTGAGGTTGTGGATGAGTTAGGCGACTCGCCGGATTATGTTTGTATACCTGTGGGTAACGCGGGAAATATTACGGCCTACTGGAAAGGGTTTGTCGAATACAAAGGCAAGGGTAAGGCCCGCTCTTTGCCTCGAATGATGGGATTCCAAGCCGAGGGCGCAGCTCCGATTGTGCAGGGACGCCCAGTTGAGAACCCATCGACGGTGGCGTCGGCTATCAGGATTGGGAACCCGGCGAGCTGGCAGGCGGCGATCAAGGCGAGGGATGACTCGGGGGGAATCATCGACTCAGTTAATGACGATGAGATTTTGGAGGCCTATCATAAACTGGCGGCGTCGGAGGGAATTTTCTGTGAGCCGGCGTCGGCGGCCAGCGTAGCGGGACTTATGAAGCTATACAGGGCGGGCTGGGAGCTAAAGGGAAGCCGCATAGTGTGTATAATCACCGGCTCAGGTCTTAAAGACCCGGACCTGGCGGCGCGTTCCATACGCTCGGAGATGATAGAGGTCTCGCCGCGGCTGGAGGAGGTTGAGGCGGCGTTGCTGATCCCTTCGGCCTAG
- a CDS encoding homoserine dehydrogenase, producing the protein MKGQQSIGIGLLGLGVVGGGVAGALAAQKDALSFRAGGLLSLRRVLVRDVNKPRSLEIEPSLVTGRVEDVLSDPSVHIVVELMGGVEPAGDYIKRALKLGKHVVTANKDLVAQQGPELFELARSSKAGLLFEGAVGGAIPIIGPLTRDLTANDIHSIHAIINGTTNFILTNMAEKGMEAGDALALAQKLGYAESNPFNDVEGVDAAYKLSILATLAFHSRVSPQQVFREGITRLHARDFRYASELGYAIKLLAIAKRNSHTIEARVHPALVPERHLLAKVGGAFNAIEVEGDLLGRAVFHGLGAGQGPTTSAVLGDVVEIARRIATKAPPPSTPTMEKELRVKNMAEIESRCYYRLKVADRAGVLAQITRVLGDLNISIANIIQKDTDLENRTAEIVITTHPSKHSAVQKSVEQMERLKVVTEVSNLIRIEEMPT; encoded by the coding sequence TTGAAAGGCCAGCAATCCATTGGGATAGGTCTTCTCGGGTTGGGTGTAGTGGGTGGAGGTGTGGCTGGGGCGCTGGCAGCTCAAAAAGATGCTCTGTCATTTAGGGCCGGAGGGCTGCTGTCGCTGAGAAGGGTTCTGGTTAGGGATGTTAACAAGCCGCGTTCTCTCGAGATTGAGCCATCGCTGGTGACGGGCAGAGTTGAGGATGTGCTGTCAGACCCGTCGGTACACATAGTAGTGGAGCTGATGGGGGGGGTAGAGCCGGCGGGAGACTATATAAAGCGGGCGTTGAAGCTTGGAAAGCACGTAGTGACAGCGAATAAGGACCTGGTGGCGCAGCAAGGGCCGGAGCTATTCGAGCTTGCCCGGTCGAGCAAGGCGGGGCTGCTGTTCGAGGGAGCGGTGGGGGGGGCGATACCGATCATCGGCCCGCTGACCAGAGACCTGACGGCTAATGACATTCACTCCATCCACGCCATCATAAACGGCACCACAAATTTTATCCTGACCAACATGGCTGAGAAGGGCATGGAGGCGGGCGACGCCTTAGCGCTGGCGCAGAAGCTTGGCTACGCCGAGTCTAACCCGTTCAACGACGTGGAAGGGGTGGATGCGGCGTATAAGCTGTCGATCCTAGCGACTTTAGCCTTTCATTCCAGGGTTTCGCCGCAGCAGGTGTTCAGGGAGGGAATTACCAGGCTACATGCCAGGGACTTCCGGTACGCCAGCGAACTGGGCTACGCGATTAAGCTGCTAGCCATAGCCAAGCGAAACAGCCACACCATAGAGGCCAGGGTGCATCCGGCGCTTGTGCCTGAACGACATCTTCTGGCGAAGGTGGGCGGCGCGTTTAACGCTATTGAGGTGGAAGGGGACTTGCTGGGCAGGGCAGTGTTCCACGGCCTGGGAGCGGGGCAGGGGCCGACCACGAGCGCCGTGCTGGGAGATGTGGTGGAGATCGCGAGGCGCATCGCTACGAAGGCGCCGCCGCCATCGACGCCGACTATGGAGAAGGAGCTGCGGGTGAAGAATATGGCGGAAATCGAGAGCCGCTGTTACTATCGCTTGAAGGTGGCGGACCGGGCCGGAGTGCTGGCCCAGATCACCCGGGTCCTGGGGGATTTGAATATAAGCATTGCTAATATAATTCAGAAGGACACAGATTTAGAGAATCGAACAGCGGAGATAGTGATTACCACGCACCCTTCTAAACACTCGGCGGTGCAAAAGTCCGTGGAACAGATGGAGAGACTGAAGGTGGTGACAGAGGTAAGCAATCTGATAAGAATAGAGGAAATGCCTACCTGA